The Lactuca sativa cultivar Salinas chromosome 2, Lsat_Salinas_v11, whole genome shotgun sequence genome includes a window with the following:
- the LOC111903669 gene encoding uncharacterized protein LOC111903669 isoform X1 — translation MDVVSAILKPVAETLMEPVKKHLGYLISSTQHVRDMRRKMGELDSLRHAEEDHLDRNIRTRLEISFQVRSWLEEVEKIDAKVKTVPSDVGACCSLKSRHTVGRETFKLIEEIESATRKHSLITWTDHPIPLGKIDTMKASTSTPSTDHDDFESREKTFTQALKALEPNNTSHMIALCGMGGVGKTTMMQRLKKVARENRMFSYMVEAVIGEKTDPIAIQQAVADYLRIELKESTKPARADKLREWFKANSGDGKNKFLVIFDDVWQSVDLEDIGLSPFPNQGVDFKVLLTSRDEHVCTMMGVKANSVINVGLLTEVEAQSLFQQFVETFEPELCKIGEVIVRKCCGLPIAIKTMACTLRNKRKDAWKDALSRIEHYDIRSVAPKVFETSYHNLQDRETKSVFLMCGLFPEDFNIPTEELMRYGWGLKLFDRVYTIREARTRLNTCIERLVQTNLLIESDDVGCVKMHDLVRAFVLGMYSEVEHASIVNHGNMHGWTKNDMNDSCKTVSLTCESVSEFPGDLKFPNLKLLKLMHGDKMLRFSQDFYEGMEKLQVISYHKMKYPLLPSSPQCSTNLRVLHLHRCSLRMLDCSCIGNLTNLEVLSFANSGIERIPSAIGNLKKLRQLDLRGRYGLCIEQGVLKNLVELEELYIGNASAFRDYNCNEMAERSNRLSALEFEFFNNKAQVKNMSFENLERFKISVGRSLDGDISKSAHSYENTLQLVTNKGEISDCKLNELFVKTEVLCLSVDDMNGLEDVEVKLTNPQSSTFCNLRVLVVSGCAVLTYLFKLRVANTLSKLEHLEVYKCDNMEELIHNGTRGSGKETIMFPKLKFLSLRELPKLLSLCNNVNIIKLPQLVELQLKGIPGFTSIYPQNKLETSSLLKEEVVIPKLETLRIDDMENLNEIWPCELSRGEKVKLREIKVRNCDKLLNLFPHNPMSLLRHLEELEVTECGSIASLFNIDLDCVGAIREEDNNSILRSIKVENLGKLTEVWRIKGADKSHSLVSGFQVVESMRIRKCERFRNLFTPITTNFDVGALLEIRIEDCGGETGRFNESKESSQEKKTDILSEEETLREITGNISNVAFPSCLIPSFHNLHKLYLKKYEGVKVVFEMENPTSRELVTTHHNQQQPILLNLQELYLYNMDNMSHVWKCNRYRFFNLPKQQSESTFHNLTTIHVYQCKSIKYLFSPLMAELFSNLKNVHIEWCHGIEEVVSNRDDEDEEMTTLFPQLDSLTLKYMNNLKCIGGGGAKDENTEISFNNTTTTTVFPDRFKLSEAGGVSWSLCQYSREIEIEHCPALSSVIPCYAAGQMQKLRVLRILCCSGIKEVFETQSGMISNKNKRGCDEGIPRVNNNVIMLPNLKILEIVACGGLEHIFTFSAIGSLTHLEELTISSCDSMKVIVKKEEEDASSSSSSSKKVVVFPRLKSIELSYLPELEGFFLGMNEFGFPSLDNVTIKKCPQMRVFAPGGSTALQLKYIRTGLGKHTLDESGLNFFHVQHHQQTAFPSLHGATSFPATSEAIPWYFHNLIELDVERNHDVKNIIPSGELLQLQKLESISVGDCEMVEELFETALEVTGRNRKSSSGHGFDEPSQTTTLVNIPNLREMTLDLLDNLRYIGKSTQWTVYEFPNLTSLYIGCCKRLGHVFTSSMVGSLLQLQELTVRYCDHMEVIVKDASGVVEEESIGKRNEILVLPRLKSLILDDLPCLKGFSLGKEDFSFPLLDTLEIYYCPAITAFTKGYSATPKLKEIVTRCGSFYAGEDINSFIKIKQEEFKNDQDSH, via the exons ATGGATGTTGTTAGTGCCATTCTTAAACCAGTTGCCGAGACACTTATGGAACCTGTTAAGAAGCATCTAGGCTACCTCATTTCCAGCACCCAACATGTGAGGGATATGAGAAGAAAAATGGGGGAGTTGGATTCACTAAGACATGCCGAAGAAGACCATTTGGATAGGAACATAAGAACTCGTCTTGAGATTTCATTTCAAGTTAGGAGTTGGTTGGAAGAAGTAGAAAAGATCGATGCAAAAGTAAAAACTGTTCCTAGTGATGTTGGTGCTTGTTGCAGTCTCAAGAGTAGACACACAGTCGGAAGGGAAACCTTCAAACTAATTGAGGAGATTGAAAGTGCCACAAGAAAACACTCTTTGATCACCTGGACTGATCATCCCATTCCTTTGGGAAAAATTGATACCATGAAGGCATCCACCTCCACACCATCAACTGATCACGATGACTTTGAGTCGAGAGAAAAAACTTTTACTCAAGCACTGAAAGCACTTGAACCAAACAACACATCCCACATGATAGCATTATGTGGGATGGGCGGAGTGGGGAAGACCACAATGATGCAAAGACTGAAGAAGGTTGCCAGAGAAAATAGAATGTTCAGTTACATGGTCGAGGCAGTTATAGGGGAAAAGACAGACCCAATTGCTATTCAACAAGCTGTAGCCGATTACCTTCGTATAGAGTTAAAAGAAAGCACTAAACCAGCAAGAGCTGATAAGCTTCGTGAATGGTTCAAGGCCAACTCTGGAGACGGTAAGAATAAGTTCCTTGTAATATTTGATGACGTCTGGCAGTCCGTTGATCTGGAAGATATTGGTTTAAGTCCTTTTCCAAATCAAGGTGTCGACTTCAAGGTCTTGTTGACTTCACGAGACGAACACGTTTGCACAATGATGGGGGTTAAAGCTAATTCAGTTATTAATGTGGGACTTCTAACTGAAGTAGAAGCACAAAGTCTGTTCCAGCAATTTGTAGAAACTTTTGAGCCCGAGCTCTGTAAGATAGGAGAAGTTATCGTAAGAAAGTGTTGCGGTCTACCTATTGCCATCAAAACCATGGCGTGTACTCTAAGAAATAAAAGAAAGGATGCATGGAAGGATGCACTTTCACGTATAGAGCACTATGACATTCGTAGTGTTGCGCCTAAAGTCTTTGAAACAAGCTATCACAATCTCCAAGACAGGGAGACTAAATCCGTGTTTTTGATGTGTGGTTTGTTTCCTGAAGACTTCAATATTCCTACCGAGGAGTTGATGAGGTATGGATGGGGCTTAAAGCTATTTGACAGAGTTTATACAATTAGAGAAGCAAGAACCAGGCTCAACACCTGCATTGAGCGACTTGTGCAGACAAATTTGTTAATTGAAAGTGATGATGTTGGGTGTGTCAAGATGCATGATCTGGTGCGTGCTTTTGTTTTGGGTATGTATTCTGAAGTCGAGCATGCTTCAATTGTCAACCATGGTAATATGCATGGGTGGACTAAAAATGATATGAACGACTCTTGCAAAACAGTTTCTTTAACATGCGAGAGTGTGTCTGAGTTTCCAGGAGACCTCAAGTTTCCAAACCTAAAGCTTTTGAAACTTATGCATGGAGATAAGATGCTAAGGTTTTCTCAAGACTTTTATGAAGGAATGGAAAAGCTCCAGGTAATATCATACCATAAAATGAAGTATCCATTGCTTCCCTCGTCACCTCAATGCTCCACCAACCTTCGAGTGCTTCATCTTCATCGGTGTTCATTACGGATGCTTGATTGCTCTTGTATCGGAAATTTGACGAATCTGGAAGTGTTGAGCTTCGCTAATTCTGGCATTGAACGGATACCTTCAGCAATCGGAAATTTGAAGAAGCTTAGGCAACTTGATCTGAGAGGTCGTTATGGTCTTTGTATAGAACAGGGTGTCTTGAAAAATTTGGTCGAACTTGAAGAACTTTATATTGGAAATGCATCTGCGTTTAGAGATTATAACTGCAATGAGATGGCAGAGCGATCAAACAGGCTTTCTGCGTTAGAATTTGAGTTCTTTAATAACAAGGCTCAAGTGAAGAATATGTCTTTTGAGAATCTTGAACGATTCAAGATCTCAGTGGGACGCTCTTTAGATGGAGATATCAGTAAGAGTGCCCACTCATATGAAAACACATTGCAGTTGGTGACCAATAAAGGTGAAATATCAGACTGTAAACTTAATGAGTTGTTTGTGAAAACAGAGGTGCTTTGTTTAAGCGTAGATGATATGAATGGTCTTGAAGATGTTGAGGTGAAGTTGACGAATCCTCAATCCTCTACATTTTGCAATTTAAGAGTCCTTGTCGTTTCTGGGTGTGCAGTGTTGACATACCTATTCAAACTCCGTGTTGCAAACACTTTGTCAAAGCTTGAGCATCTAGAAGTTTACAAATGTGATAATATGGAAGAACTCATACATAATGGTACTAGGGGTAGTGGAAAAGAGACAATTATGTTCCCCAAGCTAAAATTTTTATCTTTGCGTGAACTACCGAAACTATTAAGTTTGTGTAATAATGTCAACATAATTAAGCTACCACAACTTGTAGAGTTGCAACTTAAGGGCATTCCAGGTTTCACAAGCATTTATCCACAAAACAAGTTGGAAACATCTAGTTTGTTGAAGGaagag GTTGTGATTCCTAAGTTGGAGACACTTCGAATTGATGACATGGAGAATTTAAACGAAATATGGCCTTGTGAACTTAGTAGAGGCGAGAAAGTTAAGCTGAGAGAGATTAAAGTGAGAAATTGTGATAAACTTTTGAATCTATTCCCGCACAATCCCATGTCTCTGTTGCGTCATCTTGAAGAGCTTGAAGTCACGGAATGTGGTTCGATTGCATCATTATTCAACATCGACTTGGATTGTGTTGGTGCAATTAGAGAAGAAGACAACAACAGCATCTTAAGAAGCATCAAAGTGGAGAATTTAGGGAAGCTAACAGAGGTTTGGAGGATAAAAGGCGCAGATAAATCTCATTCCCTTGTCAGTGGCTTTCAAGTTGTTGAAAGCATGAGGATTAGGAAATGTGAGAGGTTTAGAAATCTATTCACACCTATCACCACCAATTTTGATGTGGGGGCACTTTTGGAGATTCGGATTGAAGATTGCGGAGGAGAAACAGGGAGATTCAATGAATCGAAAGAGAGTAGCCAAGAGAAAAAG ACTGATATTCTGTCAGAGGAAGAGACATTGCGAGAAATCACTGGCAATATTTCTAATGTTGCATTCCCATCCTGTCTCATACCCTCTTTTCATAACCTCCATAAACTTTACTTGAAGAAGTATGAAGGAGTGAAGGTGGTGTTTGAGATGGAGAATCCAACAAGTAGAGAATTGGTAACAACTCACCATAACCAACAACAGCCTATACTTCTCAACCTCCAGGAATTATATCTATATAATATGGACAACATGAGCCATGTATGGAAGTGCAACCGGTATAGGTTCTTCAATCTTCCAAAACAACAATCTGAATCAACATTCCACAACCTCACAACCATACATGTGTACCAATGCAAAAGCATTAAGTACTTGTTTTCGCCTCTCATGGCAGAACTTTTTTCCAACCTAAAGAATGTCCACATAGAATGGTGTCATGGTATCGAAGAAGTTGTTTCAAACAGAGATGATGAGGATGAAGAAATGACTACTTTGTTCCCTCAGCTTGATTCTCTCACTCTAAAATACATGAACAATCTGAAGTGTATTGGTGGAGGAGGTGCCAAGGATGAGAACACTGAAATATCTTTCAACAATACCACTACAACTACCGTTTTTCCTGATCGATTTAAG TTGTCTGAAGCAGGTGGTGTTTCTTGGAGCTTATGCCAATACTCTAGAGAGATAGAAATAGAACACTGCCCTGCATTGTCAAGTGTGATTCCATGTTATGCAGCAGGACAAATGCAAAAGCTTCGAGTGCTGAGAATATTGTGTTGCAGTGGGATAAAGGAGGTATTTGAAACTCAATCAGGGATGATCAGCAACAAAAACAAGAGGGGTTGTGATGAAGGAATTCCAAGAGTAAATAACAATGTTATTATGCTTCCCAATCTAAAGATATTGGAAATCGTAGCTTGTGGGGGTTTAGAACATATATTCACATTCTCTGCAATTGGAAGCCTGACACATCTTGAAGAGTTAACAATATCTAGTTGCGATTCAATGAAAGTGATTgtgaagaaggaagaagaagatgcatcatcatcatcatcttcttctaagAAGGTTGTGGTCTTTCCTCGTCTAAAGTCCATTGAACTAAGTTATCTACCAGAGCTGGAGGGTTTCTTCTTGGGGATGAATGAGTTCGGATTTCCTTCATTGGATAATGTTACCATCAAGAAATGCCCCCAAATGAGAGTTTTTGCACCTGGTGGGTCCACAGCTCTCCAACTCAAGTATATACGCACAGGATTAGGCAAACATACTCTTGATGAATCAGGCCTTAACTTCTTTCATGTTCAGCATCATCAG CAGACCGCTTTCCCGAGTTTACATGGTGCAACTTCGTTCCCTGCAACTTCAGAAGCAATACCTTGGTATTTTCACAACTTGATCGAATTAGATGTCGAACGGAATCATGATGTTAAAAATATTATTCCATCCGGTGAATTGCTGCAACTGCAAAAGCTGGAAAGTATTAGTGTGGGTGATTGTGAGATGGTAGAAGAGTTATTTGAAACTGCATTGGAAGTAACAGGGAGAAATAGAAAAAGTAGTAGTGGACATGGTTTTGATGAACCGTCACAAACTACTACTCTTGTCAATATTCCAAACCTAAGAGAAATGACGTTAGATTTGTTAGATAATCTCAGGTATATAGGGAAGAGCACTCAGTGGACAGTTTATGAGTTTCCAAACCTAACAAGTCTCTATATTGGTTGTTGCAAAAGGTTAGGTCATGTATTTACTAGTTCCATGGTTGGTAGTCTATTGCAACTCCAAGAGCTAACTGTAAGGTACTGCGACCATATGGAGGTCATTGTCAAGGATGCAAGTGGTGTTGTGGAAGAAGAATCTATTGGCAAGAGGAATGAGATTCTTGTGTTACCTCGTCTAAAGTCCTTGATATTAGATGACCTTCCATGTCTTAAGGGGTTTAGCTTGGGGAAGGAGGATTTTTCATTCCCTTTATTGGATACTTTGGAAATCTACTACTGCCCAGCAATAACGGCTTTCACCAAGGGATATTCGGCTACTCCGAAGCTAAAAGAAATAGTAACAAGATGTGGCTCGTTTTATGCAGGGGAAGACATCAACTCCTTTATAAAGATCAAACAAGAG GAATTTAAAAACGACCAAGACTCTCATTAA
- the LOC111903669 gene encoding uncharacterized protein LOC111903669 isoform X2, translated as MDVVSAILKPVAETLMEPVKKHLGYLISSTQHVRDMRRKMGELDSLRHAEEDHLDRNIRTRLEISFQVRSWLEEVEKIDAKVKTVPSDVGACCSLKSRHTVGRETFKLIEEIESATRKHSLITWTDHPIPLGKIDTMKASTSTPSTDHDDFESREKTFTQALKALEPNNTSHMIALCGMGGVGKTTMMQRLKKVARENRMFSYMVEAVIGEKTDPIAIQQAVADYLRIELKESTKPARADKLREWFKANSGDGKNKFLVIFDDVWQSVDLEDIGLSPFPNQGVDFKVLLTSRDEHVCTMMGVKANSVINVGLLTEVEAQSLFQQFVETFEPELCKIGEVIVRKCCGLPIAIKTMACTLRNKRKDAWKDALSRIEHYDIRSVAPKVFETSYHNLQDRETKSVFLMCGLFPEDFNIPTEELMRYGWGLKLFDRVYTIREARTRLNTCIERLVQTNLLIESDDVGCVKMHDLVRAFVLGMYSEVEHASIVNHGNMHGWTKNDMNDSCKTVSLTCESVSEFPGDLKFPNLKLLKLMHGDKMLRFSQDFYEGMEKLQVISYHKMKYPLLPSSPQCSTNLRVLHLHRCSLRMLDCSCIGNLTNLEVLSFANSGIERIPSAIGNLKKLRQLDLRGRYGLCIEQGVLKNLVELEELYIGNASAFRDYNCNEMAERSNRLSALEFEFFNNKAQVKNMSFENLERFKISVGRSLDGDISKSAHSYENTLQLVTNKGEISDCKLNELFVKTEVLCLSVDDMNGLEDVEVKLTNPQSSTFCNLRVLVVSGCAVLTYLFKLRVANTLSKLEHLEVYKCDNMEELIHNGTRGSGKETIMFPKLKFLSLRELPKLLSLCNNVNIIKLPQLVELQLKGIPGFTSIYPQNKLETSSLLKEEVVIPKLETLRIDDMENLNEIWPCELSRGEKVKLREIKVRNCDKLLNLFPHNPMSLLRHLEELEVTECGSIASLFNIDLDCVGAIREEDNNSILRSIKVENLGKLTEVWRIKGADKSHSLVSGFQVVESMRIRKCERFRNLFTPITTNFDVGALLEIRIEDCGGETGRFNESKESSQEKKTDILSEEETLREITGNISNVAFPSCLIPSFHNLHKLYLKKYEGVKVVFEMENPTSRELVTTHHNQQQPILLNLQELYLYNMDNMSHVWKCNRYRFFNLPKQQSESTFHNLTTIHVYQCKSIKYLFSPLMAELFSNLKNVHIEWCHGIEEVVSNRDDEDEEMTTLFPQLDSLTLKYMNNLKCIGGGGAKDENTEISFNNTTTTTVFPDRFKLSEAGGVSWSLCQYSREIEIEHCPALSSVIPCYAAGQMQKLRVLRILCCSGIKEVFETQSGMISNKNKRGCDEGIPRVNNNVIMLPNLKILEIVACGGLEHIFTFSAIGSLTHLEELTISSCDSMKVIVKKEEEDASSSSSSSKKVVVFPRLKSIELSYLPELEGFFLGMNEFGFPSLDNVTIKKCPQMRVFAPGGSTALQLKYIRTGLGKHTLDESGLNFFHVQHHQTAFPSLHGATSFPATSEAIPWYFHNLIELDVERNHDVKNIIPSGELLQLQKLESISVGDCEMVEELFETALEVTGRNRKSSSGHGFDEPSQTTTLVNIPNLREMTLDLLDNLRYIGKSTQWTVYEFPNLTSLYIGCCKRLGHVFTSSMVGSLLQLQELTVRYCDHMEVIVKDASGVVEEESIGKRNEILVLPRLKSLILDDLPCLKGFSLGKEDFSFPLLDTLEIYYCPAITAFTKGYSATPKLKEIVTRCGSFYAGEDINSFIKIKQEEFKNDQDSH; from the exons ATGGATGTTGTTAGTGCCATTCTTAAACCAGTTGCCGAGACACTTATGGAACCTGTTAAGAAGCATCTAGGCTACCTCATTTCCAGCACCCAACATGTGAGGGATATGAGAAGAAAAATGGGGGAGTTGGATTCACTAAGACATGCCGAAGAAGACCATTTGGATAGGAACATAAGAACTCGTCTTGAGATTTCATTTCAAGTTAGGAGTTGGTTGGAAGAAGTAGAAAAGATCGATGCAAAAGTAAAAACTGTTCCTAGTGATGTTGGTGCTTGTTGCAGTCTCAAGAGTAGACACACAGTCGGAAGGGAAACCTTCAAACTAATTGAGGAGATTGAAAGTGCCACAAGAAAACACTCTTTGATCACCTGGACTGATCATCCCATTCCTTTGGGAAAAATTGATACCATGAAGGCATCCACCTCCACACCATCAACTGATCACGATGACTTTGAGTCGAGAGAAAAAACTTTTACTCAAGCACTGAAAGCACTTGAACCAAACAACACATCCCACATGATAGCATTATGTGGGATGGGCGGAGTGGGGAAGACCACAATGATGCAAAGACTGAAGAAGGTTGCCAGAGAAAATAGAATGTTCAGTTACATGGTCGAGGCAGTTATAGGGGAAAAGACAGACCCAATTGCTATTCAACAAGCTGTAGCCGATTACCTTCGTATAGAGTTAAAAGAAAGCACTAAACCAGCAAGAGCTGATAAGCTTCGTGAATGGTTCAAGGCCAACTCTGGAGACGGTAAGAATAAGTTCCTTGTAATATTTGATGACGTCTGGCAGTCCGTTGATCTGGAAGATATTGGTTTAAGTCCTTTTCCAAATCAAGGTGTCGACTTCAAGGTCTTGTTGACTTCACGAGACGAACACGTTTGCACAATGATGGGGGTTAAAGCTAATTCAGTTATTAATGTGGGACTTCTAACTGAAGTAGAAGCACAAAGTCTGTTCCAGCAATTTGTAGAAACTTTTGAGCCCGAGCTCTGTAAGATAGGAGAAGTTATCGTAAGAAAGTGTTGCGGTCTACCTATTGCCATCAAAACCATGGCGTGTACTCTAAGAAATAAAAGAAAGGATGCATGGAAGGATGCACTTTCACGTATAGAGCACTATGACATTCGTAGTGTTGCGCCTAAAGTCTTTGAAACAAGCTATCACAATCTCCAAGACAGGGAGACTAAATCCGTGTTTTTGATGTGTGGTTTGTTTCCTGAAGACTTCAATATTCCTACCGAGGAGTTGATGAGGTATGGATGGGGCTTAAAGCTATTTGACAGAGTTTATACAATTAGAGAAGCAAGAACCAGGCTCAACACCTGCATTGAGCGACTTGTGCAGACAAATTTGTTAATTGAAAGTGATGATGTTGGGTGTGTCAAGATGCATGATCTGGTGCGTGCTTTTGTTTTGGGTATGTATTCTGAAGTCGAGCATGCTTCAATTGTCAACCATGGTAATATGCATGGGTGGACTAAAAATGATATGAACGACTCTTGCAAAACAGTTTCTTTAACATGCGAGAGTGTGTCTGAGTTTCCAGGAGACCTCAAGTTTCCAAACCTAAAGCTTTTGAAACTTATGCATGGAGATAAGATGCTAAGGTTTTCTCAAGACTTTTATGAAGGAATGGAAAAGCTCCAGGTAATATCATACCATAAAATGAAGTATCCATTGCTTCCCTCGTCACCTCAATGCTCCACCAACCTTCGAGTGCTTCATCTTCATCGGTGTTCATTACGGATGCTTGATTGCTCTTGTATCGGAAATTTGACGAATCTGGAAGTGTTGAGCTTCGCTAATTCTGGCATTGAACGGATACCTTCAGCAATCGGAAATTTGAAGAAGCTTAGGCAACTTGATCTGAGAGGTCGTTATGGTCTTTGTATAGAACAGGGTGTCTTGAAAAATTTGGTCGAACTTGAAGAACTTTATATTGGAAATGCATCTGCGTTTAGAGATTATAACTGCAATGAGATGGCAGAGCGATCAAACAGGCTTTCTGCGTTAGAATTTGAGTTCTTTAATAACAAGGCTCAAGTGAAGAATATGTCTTTTGAGAATCTTGAACGATTCAAGATCTCAGTGGGACGCTCTTTAGATGGAGATATCAGTAAGAGTGCCCACTCATATGAAAACACATTGCAGTTGGTGACCAATAAAGGTGAAATATCAGACTGTAAACTTAATGAGTTGTTTGTGAAAACAGAGGTGCTTTGTTTAAGCGTAGATGATATGAATGGTCTTGAAGATGTTGAGGTGAAGTTGACGAATCCTCAATCCTCTACATTTTGCAATTTAAGAGTCCTTGTCGTTTCTGGGTGTGCAGTGTTGACATACCTATTCAAACTCCGTGTTGCAAACACTTTGTCAAAGCTTGAGCATCTAGAAGTTTACAAATGTGATAATATGGAAGAACTCATACATAATGGTACTAGGGGTAGTGGAAAAGAGACAATTATGTTCCCCAAGCTAAAATTTTTATCTTTGCGTGAACTACCGAAACTATTAAGTTTGTGTAATAATGTCAACATAATTAAGCTACCACAACTTGTAGAGTTGCAACTTAAGGGCATTCCAGGTTTCACAAGCATTTATCCACAAAACAAGTTGGAAACATCTAGTTTGTTGAAGGaagag GTTGTGATTCCTAAGTTGGAGACACTTCGAATTGATGACATGGAGAATTTAAACGAAATATGGCCTTGTGAACTTAGTAGAGGCGAGAAAGTTAAGCTGAGAGAGATTAAAGTGAGAAATTGTGATAAACTTTTGAATCTATTCCCGCACAATCCCATGTCTCTGTTGCGTCATCTTGAAGAGCTTGAAGTCACGGAATGTGGTTCGATTGCATCATTATTCAACATCGACTTGGATTGTGTTGGTGCAATTAGAGAAGAAGACAACAACAGCATCTTAAGAAGCATCAAAGTGGAGAATTTAGGGAAGCTAACAGAGGTTTGGAGGATAAAAGGCGCAGATAAATCTCATTCCCTTGTCAGTGGCTTTCAAGTTGTTGAAAGCATGAGGATTAGGAAATGTGAGAGGTTTAGAAATCTATTCACACCTATCACCACCAATTTTGATGTGGGGGCACTTTTGGAGATTCGGATTGAAGATTGCGGAGGAGAAACAGGGAGATTCAATGAATCGAAAGAGAGTAGCCAAGAGAAAAAG ACTGATATTCTGTCAGAGGAAGAGACATTGCGAGAAATCACTGGCAATATTTCTAATGTTGCATTCCCATCCTGTCTCATACCCTCTTTTCATAACCTCCATAAACTTTACTTGAAGAAGTATGAAGGAGTGAAGGTGGTGTTTGAGATGGAGAATCCAACAAGTAGAGAATTGGTAACAACTCACCATAACCAACAACAGCCTATACTTCTCAACCTCCAGGAATTATATCTATATAATATGGACAACATGAGCCATGTATGGAAGTGCAACCGGTATAGGTTCTTCAATCTTCCAAAACAACAATCTGAATCAACATTCCACAACCTCACAACCATACATGTGTACCAATGCAAAAGCATTAAGTACTTGTTTTCGCCTCTCATGGCAGAACTTTTTTCCAACCTAAAGAATGTCCACATAGAATGGTGTCATGGTATCGAAGAAGTTGTTTCAAACAGAGATGATGAGGATGAAGAAATGACTACTTTGTTCCCTCAGCTTGATTCTCTCACTCTAAAATACATGAACAATCTGAAGTGTATTGGTGGAGGAGGTGCCAAGGATGAGAACACTGAAATATCTTTCAACAATACCACTACAACTACCGTTTTTCCTGATCGATTTAAG TTGTCTGAAGCAGGTGGTGTTTCTTGGAGCTTATGCCAATACTCTAGAGAGATAGAAATAGAACACTGCCCTGCATTGTCAAGTGTGATTCCATGTTATGCAGCAGGACAAATGCAAAAGCTTCGAGTGCTGAGAATATTGTGTTGCAGTGGGATAAAGGAGGTATTTGAAACTCAATCAGGGATGATCAGCAACAAAAACAAGAGGGGTTGTGATGAAGGAATTCCAAGAGTAAATAACAATGTTATTATGCTTCCCAATCTAAAGATATTGGAAATCGTAGCTTGTGGGGGTTTAGAACATATATTCACATTCTCTGCAATTGGAAGCCTGACACATCTTGAAGAGTTAACAATATCTAGTTGCGATTCAATGAAAGTGATTgtgaagaaggaagaagaagatgcatcatcatcatcatcttcttctaagAAGGTTGTGGTCTTTCCTCGTCTAAAGTCCATTGAACTAAGTTATCTACCAGAGCTGGAGGGTTTCTTCTTGGGGATGAATGAGTTCGGATTTCCTTCATTGGATAATGTTACCATCAAGAAATGCCCCCAAATGAGAGTTTTTGCACCTGGTGGGTCCACAGCTCTCCAACTCAAGTATATACGCACAGGATTAGGCAAACATACTCTTGATGAATCAGGCCTTAACTTCTTTCATGTTCAGCATCATCAG ACCGCTTTCCCGAGTTTACATGGTGCAACTTCGTTCCCTGCAACTTCAGAAGCAATACCTTGGTATTTTCACAACTTGATCGAATTAGATGTCGAACGGAATCATGATGTTAAAAATATTATTCCATCCGGTGAATTGCTGCAACTGCAAAAGCTGGAAAGTATTAGTGTGGGTGATTGTGAGATGGTAGAAGAGTTATTTGAAACTGCATTGGAAGTAACAGGGAGAAATAGAAAAAGTAGTAGTGGACATGGTTTTGATGAACCGTCACAAACTACTACTCTTGTCAATATTCCAAACCTAAGAGAAATGACGTTAGATTTGTTAGATAATCTCAGGTATATAGGGAAGAGCACTCAGTGGACAGTTTATGAGTTTCCAAACCTAACAAGTCTCTATATTGGTTGTTGCAAAAGGTTAGGTCATGTATTTACTAGTTCCATGGTTGGTAGTCTATTGCAACTCCAAGAGCTAACTGTAAGGTACTGCGACCATATGGAGGTCATTGTCAAGGATGCAAGTGGTGTTGTGGAAGAAGAATCTATTGGCAAGAGGAATGAGATTCTTGTGTTACCTCGTCTAAAGTCCTTGATATTAGATGACCTTCCATGTCTTAAGGGGTTTAGCTTGGGGAAGGAGGATTTTTCATTCCCTTTATTGGATACTTTGGAAATCTACTACTGCCCAGCAATAACGGCTTTCACCAAGGGATATTCGGCTACTCCGAAGCTAAAAGAAATAGTAACAAGATGTGGCTCGTTTTATGCAGGGGAAGACATCAACTCCTTTATAAAGATCAAACAAGAG GAATTTAAAAACGACCAAGACTCTCATTAA